cccctaatAACATATGCAATTAACCAAGCACATGATTGAATCTGCTCCCAATATTCACGCGGATAATTTAAGACATTAACGATTAATATTTGGGACGTTACCAGATCTACTTTACCCTCGGAAAATGCCGGAGGATAACGACGATCGACAATACTTCACTGTAACCATTATTACACAGTGCACTACACTTTTTGCAATCGCTGAACgcgataaatgaaaattcgagTCGTGCTGCCAACAGAGCGTCCCAAGTGCAACCCGTTAGttgatggaaataaaaaaaaacacaagaaATGTGCATGATAGTTCGTTGTCATGCACATATCTTACTTAATATTCAATAACTAAACCGATAATTGGATCAGAGGAATCCCGAGTGGAAATTCCGTTAATTTTGTGACTGGGAACTGATCCTGAAAACCTGACTTCGAATCAGTTCCTGACTACGGAAACTGGATCAGGGACTGATGTTTTCGGTGACGGTGTTTTCTATCCTGATAGGATCAGGCGAAAAACATCGTATTGCTATCAGGTGACTACGTCCGAGCCTGATCCAAATCAACTTATCATAGCTTGACCCGGCGTTCAGTATCACGAACTGATGATATTCAGTTCATATTGGGGGCCACTATCCGGATCAGTGTCAGCCCAGTCGCTCGGGACCCCGTTCAGATAAATCGTTCAACACttgttgatttattatttttggaatgtaccagcatttttatttattaaaagaatACCTTTACATGTTTTTAAGTCATATTTTTTAGTGTCCATTCAGTcgtctgcattttgtgcaccATCTTCCACAACATTTCCTCCAGCTGCCTCCTCATCTCTGCCATTATTGTCATTGTGGTCCTCGTTGTTATTCTTCCAGGAACGACAATTATTGATGGTACCACCCAAGCCTTGCAACAGTTCTGCATCTTTATACTCTGGAATCTTCTTTTTGCTGGTTTCTTTCTTTAATTCCTCTGgaaatgaattgaataaatgatgaTCAATCATTATATAAATTAGGGAACAAAGTGGAAATTGTAATTGGAACGGAAAATTACCTTTTATGCAAGACCATACTCAATAATGGCTGAATTTATAGAATTTCGAAATGCAgtcagtagaaaaaaaaattccgagatTTATCAAGCTGAGATTCACCTGAATTTGTGATATTTGAAGCGGAGGAGGCTGTCAAAAGTCCTTGAGTTTTTGTCTTTTGACTGGTCGATGATTTAGACCTTGCAATTTCCATTTCTTTATCAATTTCAGTGCTGCCTTGGTCTAGAAAAGtaagaaatataatttaatgTTTTATCGATACGATTATCAGTATATTAACAGTTTTCTCATTATAcccgtctttttttttctcaattcttcGAC
This genomic interval from Diachasmimorpha longicaudata isolate KC_UGA_2023 chromosome 4, iyDiaLong2, whole genome shotgun sequence contains the following:
- the LOC135161903 gene encoding uncharacterized protein LOC135161903, coding for MIRLRKTNHNHYEIKDLFSQAGGPLDDKDDDRISIEVDESSDTGDKENVKKQRNKRSDGERKRKQIVADSSPEMGNEMEIEKSSKLREERRKVVSDSSPEEFVKHQGSTEIDKEMEIARSKSSTSQKTKTQGLLTASSASNITNSEELKKETSKKKIPEYKDAELLQGLGGTINNCRSWKNNNEDHNDNNGRDEEAAGGNVVEDGAQNADD